ATGGATGTTTTAACGGCAtataccaaaaaaacaaaaaaaaaaaaaacaaaaaaaaaaaacaaaaacaaaaaaaacaaactaccaaATACGTTAGAtttagacaattaaaaaaaaaccatatagtTAATgctacacacacctttaatcccagtacttgggaagcagacgCAGGTGGATCGCtaagagttctaggacagtctggTCTGCACAGTGGGCTCCAGGAACAACCAGAGCCACACAGTAAGACCATGTCTAGAAAAAATatgagtaagtaaataaataatgaattgaTTTAAGAACTATAAAAACTGGGattggagtgatggctcaggggGTTGGTTAGGATTccttgttgctcttccaaaggctccAAGGCttcatagaaaaaccctgtcttgaaaaactgaaataatgatgatatgatgatgatggtggtggtggtggtggtggtggtggtggtgatgatattACAGAGATACGCAGACCCCTAGGCTAGACATGACAGTCTAGTTGGTAACCTCCAGGCCAATAAATGAGTCTATCTTGGGCCCATGAAATGGCTTGTCTGGTAAAGTCATCTACTGCTCAAGCctagggacctgagtttgatccctgaaacctaCACAATAAAGAAGAGAATTAActcaagttctcctctgaccttccACACACACCTGCCTATGAACTCAAACGGCAGGATTCCCCCAATAGGGAAATAAACtaacaaaccaaaagaaagtgGTGGggattggagaaatggctcagtggttaagattacCTGCTGCACTGGTAGAAGTCAGATGGAGTCTTCAGCAGCCACAAGGCGATTGCTACAGATAGACTGTTATAGATggacaactatctataactccaatttcagtggctctgatgccctcttctggtctatgTGTGTTTCtacacacatagacaaaacattcatacacataaaatacaaaaataaataaataagcaagtaagTGAGAAAGCAAGTCAAGTCTCTTGAGGTTCTCTGTGCTAAGATCATCTGGGCTCAGGTTTCTGGATTTTCCTGATGCCACAGAGAAACAACACTCTGTGTTCCAGCCTCAGTTCCTGTTGCAAAGGAGCAAgacacagggagaaaaaaaaaatcaagaagcaaTTACCTATGTTAAGTACACAGTGACAGCGATAAAGAGAAAAGAGCAAGCCACGGAggaaaatttgaaaatagaaatattgcaAACTTCAGCCATTTTCTCAGCTATGCACAGGTGTCTGCCCTGCTTGGGGAGGAATATGAAGAAGCCTCAAATTATTTGGTCAGAGTTGAagtaaaagaatagaaagaaagactTAAAATCAGGCCACagagtacatttttattttgatgaacgTTCTTACTTAAAAAATTAAGGCCAAGTAATGGTGGGGTATGATTTTGATTCTGGTACTAGAGAAGCAGAGTCAGGCAGTtctctgaattggaggccagcctggtctacaaagggagttccaggacagccagggctacacagggaaaccctgcctctaattaattaattaatcaattaattaaattcTTTCCAAAGAAATTCATTTAGATGAGAGTGGTGATTCATCTTCAAAGTCCAGTGAAATACAAAGTCTGGGAAGGATTTCACAAAACATTCAAGTCAAGCACAGAATAAAGCCAGAAGGAAGAGGTGGTGTGAAGAGGCAGAGAACTTGTTTACCTGGGTCACTGGCCATTCTATGTAAGTGCAGATGAGTTAGGAGAATTCATTAACAGGGGTATTTGACAATCAAACAAGTTGGCTGTGCTGCAtcgttttatgtcaacttgatacaagctaagtCATCGGAGAGAAGgtacagaaattaagaaaatgtcttcctAAGATTAGGCTGTAGGCAAACACagagagcattttcttagtgactgaTTGGGGAGGGCTCAGTCCATTGTGGgaggtgctatccctgggctggtggtcctgggttctataaaaaagcaagctgagcaagccagtgggagcaagccagtaagcagcacccctccatggcctctgcattaggtTCCAGCCCTGTtcgagttcctgtcctgacttcctccaataatgaacagtgatgtgaagtgtaagccaaataaacctcttcctccccaagttgcttctggtcacggtgtttcatgGCAACAGTAGAGACTATAAGACTggggtgcacacttttaatcccagcacttgggaggtagaggcaagtggatctctgagagttcaaggtcatccattcCAGTTtatacagccagagctacagaaaaaccctgtctcaaaaaatagtgACATTTGGCCAAAGCAATACTATTTGGTTCCTGAGACAGATGataaagaaggagaaggggaagaagatgaTAATGATGGAGAAGAATTAGAAGACGGTGAAGAAGGGATGAAGGTGATGAAGAGGgcaatgaggagaaagaggaaggggagatgaACAAGAGAAGATAGGTAATACTAAAGAATTCTATTGGATTCCAGCctccacttaattttttttctctttcctctttaatTCTCTCTAGTCTGGGGAGCAAGTTGCAGTCATTGGTCCTTAACTTATTAAGGAGAAATACCTTGGGCAATACCTTGTTCCAGgctacccagggctacacagtgaaaccttgtcaaaaaaaaaaaaaaaaaaaaagaaagaaagaaagaaagaaagaaagaatataagctgagcatggtggcacaggtctaTAATTCCaactactctggaggctgaaacaggaagacCGCAAGTTCAAGTCTTGCCTGGGtcacagagcaagttcaagaccatATGGGCAGCTGGTAGAGCAAAGTAGACAAGTCCCTGTCTTTGGTGGGCAGCGGAAAGCAGCATAAAGTACATAAGTACAAGGTGTAAAACTGAAGCATGTAACCAGGGACTCTGAGTAAGTTGGTGTTGCTGGAATGTGAGGTATAAGAGACAGGAGggggctcgagagatggctcagcggttaagagcattgactgttcttccagaggtcctgagttcagttcccagcaaccatatggtggctcacaaccatctgtaatgggatctgatgccctcttctgctgtgtccgAAGAGTGGGAcagggtactcatatacataagataaataaatcttaataccctccccccccaaaaaaaaaaaagaagagaaagagggacaggAGGACAGGAGATGAGGTCAGTGAGGGACAAGcaattgtgggaaggatattgCAGTGCTGAGGTTAGGAACTGTGGCGGTTTGAAGGGGAACGAGCCAcaaggctcatgtatttgaatggtgggttcctagttggtggaactattttggGAAGGGTTTGGAggcgtggccttattggaggaggtgtgccagtGGGAGTGGGCTTGAAGGTTCCAAAAGCTCAGGACAGGCCTACTCTCTTGTTCTGTGCTTCCAACTTGTGGTGAGATATGAGCTCTCAACCACTGCAGGTTCTTCTGCCTACCTACCGCCATGCTACCTGCCATGCAGGCCATGGACTCACTTTTGACCCATAAGCAAGCCCCTACTTAAATTCTTccaaattgccttggtcatagtgtctcttcacagcagtcgAACAGTGACCGATATATAAGTTTAGATTTTATTCTACAAAAACCAGAGGGGCCAGCACAGAGTCTTAAAGCAATGGAGGCTGAGGTTAAACCACTTAGAAGCTTCTGCAGTAGCATTAAATCAAAGGCAGACCTTGGGATGCCTGTCTCAGCAGTTCAGGAAGGTCTACAGACCTTGGTCATTAAATCTGGGTGCCTGGGAAAGAGAAGAATATGTGTCTTTTTTCTAGTTGGCACACTGGTTGGAGCCGTAACCCAaaacaacagagacagagatccaGAGCCACTCTCTCACATCCTTCTCTATGTTGGTTTGTTGGTTCATGGCAACGCCATCTTCTCAAGACCAAGACACAGCTTGGCtcgtctctgtttctcttctctttctttctttttaatattcatttgttttatgattatgagtacactgtagctatcttcagacacaccagaagagggcataagatctcattacagatagttgtgagccaccatgtggttgctggaagttgaactcaggacctctggaagagcagacagtgctcttaatttctgagccatctatccagcccattttgttttgttttgctttgttttttaagacaaggtttctctgtatagctctggctttcctgaaacagtcaagactaggctggccttgaactcacagagattcccctgcttctgcctccggagtgctgtgattaaaggcatgtaccacaacaGCCAGagtggctttttgttgttgttccatcTCCAAATAAATCTAGATCCTCACTCCATCACTGCTAATTCAAATCAACCATTTCCTTTGTGAACAGTGACCTCTAGCAATCTTCCTCTGATCTGACTTTATTAGTTAGCTGGTGCCCTATTTTGGCTTTACCTCAGGCCAAAGTTAATTCCCCATTTCTCTCACTAAATACCACATCTCTACAGTGGCGTGCAAAGCTCTCCCAAAGTCCATTTCTGTtgtctctcttttgtttgtttgttttttcctgagacagggtttctctgtgtagccctggctgtcctggaactcactctgtagatcaggctggcctcgaactcagaaatccgtctgcctctgcctccaagtgctgggattaaaggtgtgtgccaccactgcccggctttattttttgatctttgttttctttttctttttctttcttttcttttttttttttttttggttttttcgagacagggtttctctgtgtactcctggctgtcctggaactcactctgtagaccaggctggccttgaacccagagatctgcctgcctctgcctcccaagtgccgggattaaaggcgtgcggcaccaccgcccggctattttcAATCTTTActtgatttttatgtatatgagtgttgcCTGCCTGTGTATATATGCACTACATAGttgcctagtgcccacagagcaggaagagagtgtcagagtccctggaactgactcacagatagttgtgaactgctatgtgTGTTGGGGACAgatctaggtcctctggaagaggagcaaatgcttttaacccagtggttctcaacattcctaatgctgtgcataaaattatttaatccttacttcataactgcaattttgctactgttatgaatcatagcaTAAATAGCTGATATGCAAGCATGTCTGAACTGTGTCACGTCTCTAGTTTGCtcccctgttttcttttcttctttttttttacacagagAATTGCAGCGTAGCTCAAACTGGATTCAAACTCCCTACAacactcctttctctgccttccaagtgctgccaCAACTGTTTAAATTTTACCATTGttgtttatatgaatatatgatgtgtgtgtaggcacatgtGCCATTCCATgtgtggggtcagaggacaactttgtggaattggTTCTGTCCTTCAACCTTTATAAGGGttttggggatcaaattcagtgGTCTGGCTTACAAAGCAAGTACCTTTACTCATGGGGGCATTTTTCTAGCcatgatttcacacacacacacacacacacacacacacacacacacagagagagagagagagagagagagagagagagagagagagagagagagagagagaacaaaatgaaatgtcacactttttttttccagtattgaGGACTGGACCTAAAATCTTGTATATGTTGTCTGTTAGTGGCTACAGCAGCCtacttcaattccagcacttgagaggcaggagcaggttaatgtttgagtttgaggccagcctggtctacaggggtagttccaggacagccccaactacacagagaaaccctgtctcaaaaaaaaaaaaaaacaaaaaaacaaaaaacttgcaTATGTTAGTCATGTATTCCACTGCTGAGAGACACCCCTACCCCCTTTTCCTACTTGGTATTTTCAGATAGGGTCTCTACATCattcagggtggccttgaacttgggataGCATCTGAATAGTTGAGATGACAAACCATCAGGCACCAATGTTTCTATTGCAATCTCCACACCTTACTGTACTTTCTTCATAATACTTTGTCTCATTTAACAAACTATATGCTGGAACTCTCACAACTATTCCTATTATTTAGTATCTATTATCTGCCTCCAACCTCTACCATGGCAGTGTAAAATTCGTAAAGGCAAGAATAATGCTCTATTTTATCTCCTCATGTAATCTGGAAAGAATCAGGCCAAAAGTAGGTTTTCAACAGGAATCCGAATGAATGTTTCAACAGAGGGTAAGAGGCTAGGAAACTAGGGAGAGGTTGAGGTAGTAAAGGGGACAACTAATATTAACAAATTAAAACATGCCCATCTTGATTATACTATAAGCAAACATAAACTATACTATATTTAAACTTTATGAAACATTATACATCTTTAAGAAGCAACAATCGTTCACTGATAGCTGGGGGATAAGTTTGAGAATAATTACCGCCttgtctcatggggaaaaaaaagagaataattaataataagCTACTGAGTGGTTGTCTGCCCGGCTGTGTGAATGTCCCTAATACAAAGTATTGTTAATTCTCATAACAAGAGAATGTTATGGTACCAAGCACACGTAATCATCTGTACCACTCCACTTAATTGCTCCATAGACAAATGAAACCATTCTGAGCTTGCTCTTGCCCCATGTCTGTCTGTTCTTTGGGAACCCTTtatagaagaatttatttttacttatgtattcgtttgttttgagaaaggatccCATAGGTAGCTCAGGTGACGTCGAAATCGCGGCAATCCTGCTTCAGGCCCCAAAATGCCGGGATTATCGGCGAGTACCACTACGCCCGCAGCAAGAATTAGTTTTGAATTCCTGTCATCCAGAGAAGGGTTTGGCAACAGAGCTCAAAAGAAGGTGTTAAGCAAATCAAAAAAGACATAAGGCAATGTGTCTATATCGCCAATTACTTTCGAGGCGTTGGGAAAAGACCCAAAATCGCTCGCGCCTCCATAACTCTAAATGCAGTTTACAGTCAGGGCTGACCCAGAGGCGCAGGGCTTCTACGTCATATATCTGCGACCAGGGGAGGGAGGCCGGCTTGAGGAGGTCCGGTCACATGGCTGAGTGGGCGGGGCCTCCAGTTCATATCCCAGTGTCCCTTGTACTAACTTCCTTTCCGACTCTTTCCGGACAGTCAAGATGTCGAAGCGAGGTGAGCATTTTGGGCTTGGGGGATCCGCTGGCATCCGCCGCGCAGGACGGACGGCCCGTTCCCTGGCGACGGCCCCCGGTGGCGATGATAGTTTGCAGTCCCCGGGCCGGAGAGGGAGAAGATGGGGCACTGCAGAGGCCCAGGGAGAGCATCGACATTGGAGGGCGGCAGAGTTGCGGTTGAGCTGGTAGGAGCGGAGCATGGCCCGGAGCGGAGACCGTGGGGTCGGCCTGCTTTGGACCAGCTTGGGCGGTCTCTGCGGTCCCCGCCTTGCCGGATAGATAACGTTTGTAGAAGTGGGGACGTAGTGGGAGTCGGCCAGGTTCTGTGATGGTGGTCGGGGAAAGGCTAGTCTCTGTAAAGCTGTGCAGTGGGTTATAGTTTGGAACTGTGGTTCCCCCTTACCCTGTGTGTTTTCCTCCCCGCAGGACGTGGTGGGTCCTCCGGAGCGAAATTCCGGATTTCCCTGGGGCTTCCGGTAGGAGCTGTGATCAACTGTGCTGACAACACAGGTGAGGCCTGTGGCAGCGTCCTGCGACGATCCCCTTTTAAAAGCACTCAGTGGGCCTTTTGCTGGTGACCCACTGAGCCGTCAAGAAGGGGCAGAGTGAAAACACCACTTTTGGGTGAAGTGGCAACGTGTTGTGTTGTTTAACTTCAATCGGTGGTGTGACAAGACTGCTCGCAAGCCTGATGagtgcatgggggtgggggcttgGGTGGCGTTTACGAAAACActtgtttttgcttatttgtttgtttctgctttgaGACGGAGTTGGTATGTAACAATCAGGCTCGCCCTGCATTGGCAATACTTCTATCTCTtgcaaaattaatttttgttattttctatagGAGCCAAAAACTTGTATATCATCTCTGTGAAGGGAATCAAGGGGCGGCTGAACAGACTTCCTGCTGCTGGTGTGGGCGACATGGTGATGGCTACAGTTAAGAAAGGCAAACCAGAACTAAGAAAGAAGGGTGAGTAGGGAGAAGATTGAAGTTCTCCAGGTATTAGAAGATGGGATGTTAATTCTGTGGCTGTCCAGGCCCCTAAATAACACATTTGAGAGGCTGTGAGGTGGCCACCTCTGCGCCTGCTGTCTGAGACAGGCTTGACTTGGGTCTCAGGGTTGGGCTTAGTCTTTTCAGATGTCCTGCTCTTTAGTCTGCCACTCAGTAAAAGACTACTAGAAAAGCTCTCCAGTTGTCTGTATCCCTAGCTATCAGTCAGCTGGCAGTGATAAGTGGGTATATTTGTGTGGGTTATTGTCTGAACAACTGAAAACAAGCACGTCATATCACCAGAGGCATGTTTCCCCTTGTGGTGGACGCCACTGGGAGCAGACTATTGGCTAATTAACTACTCTGCTGTGTGTTCCCATCAGATAGATGAATTAAAAAGTACAGACCTCAGAACCTCTCCCTTGAGGGGTCTGGCTGTGGAACTCTTTCATGGAGGGATCTCACTGTAggcttggctggccttgaacttagacctacccacctcagcttcccaagtgctgggttctGTCAGGCACTGTTCTTTTCCAGAGATGGGGTTGTGTGTCATAGCAACGCTTTCCTTTCACAAGTGCCAGTGTGCTCTCAGCATTTAGTTGGAAATCTTTCACTGTTCCCCTTTAACACCACTTGAGGGAATGGCTGTACTGTGGCTAAACTGACCCTAATGTAACCTAATGACCCTAATGTGGTTAGACAGGGATGGATCTGCCAGGGCGTGTCCTCTTCTCAGAACACTTCCAgggcctggttggtggctcaggaAACTGTCAGAGAAGAGCAGAGCATGGCCCCCTTACCTTGTGGTGTGATAACAGCTCCATGTACTGTTGTCTCCAGTGGTGGGGATATCCTTAGTGTCAAGTAACAGGCTTGGTTGGTGTTagtttttttcttgtatgtggCTTTAAAGGTAGTCTGTAGTCTGGTTCTCAACTACCTTTAAACAGGTAGTTTAAACAGGCTAGGTGGTACCAGACTTAACTCCAGATGTTCTGGAGATTGTAAGGCAGGGAGTTGGtaagttcaaggcttgcctgagTAAGTAGATGTTACACCATTTGGCCTAGTGTGCAAGGCCTTGCTCAGCCCCTAAAACAGAAGTTCTTGTGGATACTAGTGAGACCCCAGCTTCCATCTCTTAGACTTTCATGTTATGTGTCCTGTCTGACTTCAGTAAGGCCCAAAGTGATCTAGTCTTGAGTTTTTTCCTGTATAAATGGGCCATTATCATGTGGTGACTCTAAGCAGCTAGTAGATGTTGAAATCATTTTAAGTGGTTGTACAGTTTTCTAAATAGTCCCTGTAGTGATGGCTGTTTAGTTGTTTTGAtccattaaaacaaaatgtactGGGTAGTTCCTTAATGATGCATACTTTTTAAATGCAAGTGTCACTTTTTTCAGAGGTGATTTAATATTGGACAACTTGGGCAAAGTCAAAGCTTAGAACTTTATAGGTGGAGCTGCCTCGTCAGTAGGCACAGTGACAATGCTGTGTACGTAGAGTGATTCATGGCAGACAATGGTAGTGGCTTGACTTTGAGTGTTTGATGGCAAACAAGGTGCTATATGTAGAATCTGACACTTGGAAATGCAATTTTATTCATTGTAGTTAACATTTGTAGATTATGTGTAATTTGTAGGGCAAGCCCTGTCAATTGGGCAGTAGATATGTGGGTAGGTGTGACAAGCAAATAAATGGTGcctacattatatttttaaattattcttggAAAGGAACATATTTCTACCTTTGTACAAAAACAACCAATTAAGGGGAGTTGGATGTTTGCACTAATTGTTATCCTTGCCAGTGATGATGGAAACCTCGTGGTGGGTGAACATTGTGTGGAGAGGTTTTCTGCTTAGTTAATAACtgctgtccttttcttttttgtccttaGTACATCCAGCAGTGGTAATTCGACAACGAAAGTCATACAGAAGAAAAGACGGGGTGTTTCTGTATTTTGAAGATAATGCAGGGGTCATAGTAAACAATAAAGGCGAGATGAAAGGTACGAGGTTTAAGCCATTACTGTATGTCTCAGCTGGGAGACTAGGAGCACAGTCAAGGACCCTGTCTGACCTGTCTTCTCTCCTTGCAGGTTCTGCTATCACAGGTCCAGTTGCAAAGGAGTGTGCAGACTTGTGGCCCAGGATTGCATCCAATGCAGGCAGCATTGCATGATTCTCCAgtgtatttgtaaaatatattcattaaaaagtCTTTGCTCTGAGAACTGGTCTTCTTGACACCTTTACCAATTTCAGCTTTGCAGAAGGAAACTTAAATTTCAGCTCTGGGCATGACCTTGCAAAACTTCACCTTCCAGATTAAGTAAGGATGATCTTCAGGGGCTGTTGATAAAGATCATTCATTAGCTGTTCTCAAAAGGACATAAGGTTTCAGTGTCTCGGTGCCCATGTGGTGACTATAActccaactaaaaaaaaaatcaaggcccTCTTTCAGGTCCCTCCTGGGCCCAGGCACATGGTATGCAGACAAGCATGCAAGCAAAAACTTGTCTGTACAATAATTTGTGTTTTGGATTCCTAAGATGAATTGAGTGGTGTGTTCATCCtcataataaaaatggctatgTGAGCGTGCTTCACTGAGAACAGCCTTGGGAATAAATGAGCTGGAGTGTGGATACTTAGGTCTGGTCGCCTAGCTAGAGATCACCTTCCATGCATGTGTTTGACTCAGTCAC
The nucleotide sequence above comes from Arvicanthis niloticus isolate mArvNil1 chromosome 6, mArvNil1.pat.X, whole genome shotgun sequence. Encoded proteins:
- the Rpl23 gene encoding large ribosomal subunit protein uL14, yielding MSKRGRGGSSGAKFRISLGLPVGAVINCADNTGAKNLYIISVKGIKGRLNRLPAAGVGDMVMATVKKGKPELRKKVHPAVVIRQRKSYRRKDGVFLYFEDNAGVIVNNKGEMKGSAITGPVAKECADLWPRIASNAGSIA